A stretch of the Amycolatopsis sp. BJA-103 genome encodes the following:
- a CDS encoding Ppx/GppA phosphatase family protein produces the protein MRKQIGEPSAAVLDVGSFSARLVVLAKGGSPLDPVLSHQTRLRLDRELDDDGNLTRRGIDAVASAVEAGMTMAAKHGVEDVYPLATSSIRDAANVKQVVCDVAKATGVKLRFLTGRREAELAYVGARRWYGASAGGLLVLDIGGGTVELAAGEAEEAEFAHSLPLGARSLTRDWFATECPSPKVVRAMREHVLDEVRDAMQDVLPQIRDHRAVGCSKVLRQLARLAGDRPSRARELHLDDLRAWIPRLAKLPAKRRAELPGISRQRSHQALAGAIVAEALLTLSGGQVAICPWSTRDGLLLGMLDGLVTPEGKPAKAA, from the coding sequence GTGCGCAAGCAGATCGGGGAGCCGTCCGCCGCGGTCCTGGACGTCGGGTCGTTCAGTGCACGGCTGGTGGTTCTGGCCAAGGGCGGTTCGCCGCTCGACCCCGTGCTGAGCCACCAGACGCGCCTGCGGCTCGACAGGGAACTCGATGACGACGGGAACTTGACCCGGCGTGGCATCGACGCGGTCGCTTCGGCGGTCGAGGCGGGCATGACCATGGCCGCCAAGCACGGCGTCGAGGACGTGTACCCGCTCGCCACTTCGTCGATCCGCGACGCGGCCAACGTGAAGCAGGTCGTCTGCGACGTCGCGAAGGCCACCGGGGTCAAACTGCGGTTCCTGACCGGCCGCCGCGAGGCCGAACTGGCCTACGTCGGCGCGCGCCGGTGGTACGGCGCCTCGGCGGGCGGGCTGCTGGTGCTCGACATCGGCGGCGGAACCGTCGAACTCGCCGCGGGGGAGGCGGAGGAAGCCGAGTTCGCGCACTCGCTGCCGCTCGGCGCCCGCTCGCTGACGCGGGACTGGTTCGCCACCGAATGCCCGTCGCCCAAGGTCGTCCGGGCGATGCGGGAACACGTCCTCGACGAGGTCCGCGACGCGATGCAGGACGTCCTGCCGCAGATCCGCGACCACCGCGCCGTCGGCTGCTCCAAGGTGCTGAGGCAACTCGCCCGGCTCGCAGGCGACCGGCCGTCCCGCGCACGGGAACTGCACCTCGACGACCTCCGCGCGTGGATCCCGCGGCTGGCGAAGCTGCCCGCGAAACGCCGCGCCGAACTGCCCGGCATCTCGCGCCAGCGCTCCCACCAGGCGCTCGCGGGCGCGATCGTCGCCGAGGCGCTGCTGACGCTTTCCGGTGGCCAGGTCGCCATCTGCCCCTGGTCCACCAGGGACGGTCTGCTGCTCGGCATGCTCGACGGACTGGTCAC
- a CDS encoding LLM class F420-dependent oxidoreductase has translation MRIGTAISYAGGFAESVADIVELEKAGLDIVFVPEAYSFDAVSQLGYVAAKTERVQIASGIFQIYTRTPTLTAMTAAGLDFVSDGRFTLGIGASGPQVIEGFHGVKYDAPLGRTREIIDICRQVWRREKVVHSGTHYNIPLPPEQGTGLGKPLKLINHPVRSRIPILLASIGPKNVALTAELAEGWEPIFFHPEKAADVWGASLAEGKAKRDPSLGELDTFVGTALAIGDDVEGLLDHLRGMLALYIGGMGARGKNFYNSLAQRYGYEAEAKLIQDLYLDGKKEEAAAAVPTELIRAISLIGPEGYVKERLAAFREAGATTLVVNPLLPGREARVAQVSKLRELIG, from the coding sequence ATGAGGATCGGAACCGCGATCAGCTACGCCGGTGGCTTCGCCGAGAGCGTGGCGGACATCGTCGAGCTGGAGAAGGCCGGGCTGGACATCGTCTTCGTCCCCGAGGCCTACTCGTTCGACGCGGTCAGCCAGCTCGGCTACGTCGCGGCGAAGACCGAGCGGGTCCAGATCGCCTCCGGCATCTTCCAGATCTACACGCGGACGCCGACGCTGACCGCGATGACCGCCGCCGGACTCGACTTCGTCTCCGACGGCCGGTTCACCCTCGGCATCGGCGCATCCGGTCCGCAGGTCATCGAGGGTTTCCACGGCGTGAAGTACGACGCGCCGCTCGGCAGGACCCGCGAGATCATCGACATCTGCCGTCAGGTGTGGCGGCGGGAGAAGGTCGTGCACTCCGGCACGCACTACAACATCCCGCTGCCGCCGGAGCAGGGCACGGGCCTCGGCAAGCCGCTGAAGCTGATCAACCACCCGGTGCGTTCGCGGATCCCGATCCTGCTGGCCTCGATCGGCCCGAAGAACGTCGCGCTCACCGCCGAACTCGCCGAGGGCTGGGAGCCGATCTTCTTCCACCCGGAGAAGGCCGCCGACGTCTGGGGCGCGTCGCTCGCGGAGGGCAAGGCGAAGCGCGACCCGTCGCTGGGTGAGCTGGACACCTTCGTCGGCACCGCGCTGGCGATCGGCGACGACGTCGAAGGGCTGCTGGACCACCTGCGCGGCATGCTGGCGCTGTACATCGGCGGAATGGGCGCCCGGGGCAAGAACTTCTACAACAGCCTCGCGCAGCGCTACGGCTATGAAGCCGAAGCCAAGCTCATCCAGGACCTCTACCTGGACGGCAAGAAGGAGGAAGCCGCCGCGGCCGTGCCGACGGAACTGATCAGGGCGATCTCGCTGATCGGGCCCGAGGGCTACGTCAAGGAGCGGCTGGCCGCCTTCCGCGAGGCGGGCGCGACCACGCTGGTGGTCAACCCGTTGCTGCCCGGCCGCGAGGCCCGCGTCGCCCAGGTTTCGAAGCTTCGCGAACTCATTGGTTAG